ATGATTGACGGGTCGTTACAACCAATTGTAAATCATCAGAAAGATTCAGgtaaagcacaaaaagaagaataaactAAAGCGACAACATGTAAGCAGTCCCCTAGTCTTCCACCTCCTATTTTTAAATACTGATAGAcaacatatttatgactttttttctttttttgaagcaggaaattaaagtataaaaacaacaacacaaactagGTTTCTGGAACAGGCTCCTCCCTGTAGGCCAGGAAGAAGAACAGGAGGGTACAACACTGTCGAGAGCCTCAGTCTggctttaaaacacacagagaagtcAGGGAAGGTCGGCGCCTCATCAATCCTCAAACACAACGGCCACCGTCACgtttctaaaaataaaagaccTTTACAAAATCCCCCAAACACACGGCAGGTGGTTAATCGTCGCTCCGCTCGTTAGTGACGTAGATTACCTGCATGCTTTACTCCAAATCTATCCCACTGCCCAACCTGAATATTCTGGCATTTCCACGCACAGTCTTCTGGGTAAAAAGGTCATGTTTGTCTTTACCTGTTGGAGCAGATGTCAGACGGCAACAGTGAAACCAGTGAAAGGCAGACATGGAAATGATGGACGACATGGTTCATCACAGGCACCTTTTTATCTCCCTCAGACGTCAACTAATTCTGGTTTTGGTACATTTGATTTTTATacgtctacacacacacacacacacaaaaaaaaaaaagaatagtcGTTCATCCCAAATAAGGAGATCAGTGGTGTGCATGTAAACAatactctcctctccttgttctTTGTCCTGGTCTGAAACCAGGGGAAGATGAGCACCAGCAGTCAGCTATGTGGAACAGGAAGGGGTGGAGGGCCGAGGCGCGGACAGGAAGTTACCTGTGTCAGAGTGGGACCATGTTCACCTGCCACTTCCACTGATTTAGACTGTGTTTAATGTTACAGAAGCTTCAGGTGAGAGCTGACGAATCAAATACAGGAAAGATTTAATGTGTCGCCCTGACAGAAGGAGGGGGGGGTCACTTTACTCCGCCGCCCTCGACAGCACTGCAGTGGAAAGAAGTCTAATATTTAAAGATCAGAGGATCACACACCAGTAACTTCAACTTAAACCCAGCGCTGTTCAACCTGTTTATCCACTAATAACAGGATTCTCTGCTGGGTGACAAACAGATgatctcagtgtgtttgtctgttagCACAGGATTAGCCACCGTGAGACTGAACGGCACTGAGCTGAACATGTGAGGCTGTTAACTCCACGCCTCTCTGATAATGCAACACGCAGCACCTGAGCACCTGACGGCACATGACCACGTGTTCGATGACGACAACAACCGTCTAAACGGCTCATTTTGCAAGAGAAAATTTTTTTCTGGTTCTTGACTTGAACTTTAAAACCAAATGCGTTGAAAGCAGCGGTTTGAGGAGCGCTTGATTCACGGAGTTTACAGCTGATTTGTCTCCTTTAGTTGAAATAACCTGTCCAGGTAACTACAGAATATACGCTGTCAGCTGGATGTAGGAAACGGTTTAGTCCTGGTTTGGTGTTTACGGTCTCATCATGGTCACACCCTCATCCCTTCACCTGTCCAGCTCCACCACAAACACCTGGTGAGGCTTCCCATAATTCAGCAGCACCTCCATCAGTTTAACCATCAgatagacacagagagaggatcGGGATCTCCTGGTCTTCATCAGTGTAAGTGGCGTGTGACACTTGAAGGCTGGTGTTAACGTCCCACAGGTAAAAGAGCCCAATGGTTTAAAACAGCGGCCGTCGTTTCCTGCTCCTCCTCGTCCCCCGCccctccatccacccacccacccctgtCAATCAAAGCTTCCCAAACCCAAGTCCCAGGGTAAATTCAGTCCAACAAACAGCCATTTTACAGCGGTAGTAGTTTACTgcttttcctcccctcccccctccctctcccgtCTAATAACCCCTCAGTCCCTCCCGAGTCCCTGCCCCGTGTACAGTAGCCCAGGGTGAAAACAGTCCAAATATGTCGGCCATTTTACAGCAGTACACATTTATTGCTCTTCTTCCCGCGGCGGGCCTGCAGCGCCGCCCTGGTGGCCATCTCGAACACCTCCCGCACGCCGTCCTTGGTCTTAGCGGAACACTCCATGTAACCGAACGCTGCGATTCGTCCGGCCATGTCCCGCCCCTCCTCTGACTTTACCGGCTCCTATTGGACGAGGAGAAAAGCGACAGTTTGGTTTAGGAACGTTCACTGACCTCAACATTCACAAGTCTTTAAAACACAAGCtaataaagtgaaaacattttaacaactgCTCAGAGCTTCAGTCAGAGACACGGAGCAGAGGGAAAGTGTTTCTGTCTTAACCTTCACACAAGGTGAAACTGTGAGGGAACACTTCCTGCATTAGAAAGAGAATTACACGTTTGTCTGTTTCGTCTTGATAAACGTTTTATTCATATTAAACAATCTCAATATTTACAATGTTCCAAACTGTGTCTCAGATTTCACACTGAGTGACATTTACTCGAGTTTGTGTCGGGTCTCAGAAAACTTcttaaagtttattttaaagtaaGTTTCTagaaaagacaatgaaaaagaaCCATGAACAGGAAGAGCGGGATCTTTGCTCTATGACAAAATTATtgatttgagaaaataaaatcaggccTACAGGGCGTTGCATACTTAATCAATTTTTTCCAATATGTAGTAAATTGTTCTAATTTATAATTAACAAATGCTTATCTCCATTATAATCTCCATCCACACATTTAAAGTCCAGTTCCTGGTGAGATTCTTTTTACCAGCCTCCAACAGGATGTTCTTTAAATATTAATCTCTTTTAGTCCTGAGTAAATAACCAAAATGTATATTCTTAATTTCTAGAGGGATTTCACATTGAAAAAGGTTTTCAGATGTGTAGAATCCATTATTTGAAGTACTAGAAACAGAAAGGAGACAGAGCTGATAAATTCAGAGACGTGTCTAAAAAGAAGGATGCAGGTACCTGCTTCATCTTGGCCAGCTCTCGGCGCGTGTGCTCGTCGTTACGCAGGTCTTTCTTGTTTCCTACAAGGATGATGGGAACGTTGGGACAGAAGTGTTTGACTTCTGGAGTCCACTTCTCTGGAATATTTTCTGTGGAAGAAAGAACGcatgtgatgaagtgatgaatctctactgtatttacatttttccagcTGATGGATAAACTTTCTAACAGGAGACGACGGCGGCTGAATGAAGGAAAAAGTGACACGACTGTATTTAACagtatttgcatattttccACTGTTTCTGCATTAGGCCTCATCCTGCTCTGTGACgtctgaagaaaaaagaaaaaacaaggtcAAAATTGtcttttgtgaggtcacactgaccatgacctttgaccttaaaacaccaaaatctaatcagttcatccttgaatcctggtgaatgtttgtgcccaatttgaagaagttccctcaacGCGTTACTGAGgtatcgtgtccacgagaatgagatgGACGACTGGACaccctgaaaacaatatggctgctctgactgtcgccggcgcggAGGGAGAAAAACGGAAAATGCTAATAACTaagtaaatattcataaaatgaaatgctgaTAAAAGTTCCTTTTGccacaactgaaaaaaaagtcacagtgactGACAATGGaacatttgaataaaagcaGTTTGATGGCACAGCAGAAACGCTTATCTTTACGTGAGTTAACAGTTAAATCAGAGGAATCCAGAAATGTGATTAGTCTAACAGTTACCAcgtaatttaatttaaaacgCGAGTCGCTGCAGAGATAATTCTGCTTCTAAAGAACAGAACTAAACCACAGCCTCCAGCCTCAGCTCCGAGGATCCAGAGTTAAAATCTGCCGCTTTAAACAGAAACGTAAAGTCTGAACACTGGTCATGTAAGACGACTCTGAACAATGAGCCTTTGTTTTATTACAGCTGTAACTTCCTCTCATTTCATTCTGTTTAATTAACGTGTGGCGCTTCAATCATCTGCAGCTTTTATCGCCTCGTTTTATGAAAAGCCATTTCCATATGATCAGAGAAGTGCTGTTCATCATCATTAGGAGAGGACGTGTTCCAGTTTTACAGCGTGGCCGCATGCCACTGCATCACAAGTGATTTGTGTCggtgtgttgatgtgtggaaGCTAATGTAAGCAGTTCCCCTACGAGTGGCCACAACAGGATGAACAGACGGGCCGCAAATAACCTGTTGTGAAAACggaaagatggagggagtgTATTGGAAGGGGAGATGTGCATGAATGgatacaggtgtgtgtctgtgtatatgggtacattttttttcagtaaaaaaaaaaaaaaaaaaaaaaaaaaaggtttaaattcACGAAAATATTCCATATGACaacaaatgaaattatatatatatatatatatattattcatcTAAAATcacttaatttaacattttcatttgaatttatgTGAAGAACATTCCTTATATTTGAACTATTGTAATAAATATTCTTctattgtgtattttaaaactgGCCTTATATGTCATTgacctgtgcgtgtgtgtgcgtgtgtgtgtgtgtgtgtgtgtgtgtgtgtgtgtgtgtgtgtgtgtgtgtggtgtgtgtgtgtgtgcgtgcgtgcactcACCCAAGCTGTCAGGGCTGTCTATGGAGAAGCACATGAGGATGACGTCAGTGTCTGGATAGGAAAGAGGTCTCAGCCTGTCATAGTCCTCCTGACCAGCTGTGTCCCAGAGAGCCAACtccacctgacacacacacacacacacacacacacacacacacacacacacacacacaatcacacaatcaaacacacacacacacacagtaaagagGCAGACGGACAAGGAGTGTGGAGAaatgaggaaggagaaagaagtggaagaaaaaatCAGGAGGTAGAGAAGTTAATAAACCTTGTCAAATCCTCAACACGACTTTCACAGTGAAGCCAGAGAATAATCGAGATAATCAACAAAGATCTGCAGTGAGACTCGTCCTCAACAGGAACTATTAAAAGgacagatttattttcttattccacaaaaacaaacaagtgcgTCCTACAGGCAAAAGAGTTCTGACTATAAAGTGGAAAGCAAGGAATTAAACATGATAAACTTCAGGGTGAATATAATCTTAAATGTTGCAGTCCTGTTTAATGATCTAAATATAagattttgtttaattattcacatttaaatgtaactgAATTAAGGTACAATTAAAATCTAAGCTGTGAAGTTGAATCTGAATCTCTGGATTTAGACTTTGGCTGTTTTTTATCTGGAAAATCTTGATTTAGTCCCTTCATTCATAAATAGCAGAGCTGACGTCATCAGATGGTTTGGTCCATGATTCGGACTGTTAAcctcattttaaattcattacCAATTTGTTAAAGCAATTTCTGGGTCATTTACACTTTTATAGCTTTTAAGTCATTCAGAACATgaacataaatatgaaaatgttaacCCGTTTTGTGGCTTCACTTAAATTAAGATTCGTCGCAGTAtcatataatttaaatataCTGATGTTCAATCTTTGTTCATTCCTACTAAATAATCTGAACTGAATAATTCTTATTGGTGGCACATGACGGTGTAAAGCGCGAGCGACCTCTCTGAGCGGACTGCAGGGACAAACGGGGAAAGGAAACCAGATCGAGACGTTTGGAAAAGTCTGACACTCGAGGAGAAGTAGCCCGAGTCGTCCCCAGCAGCACAGAGGGTCAGAAATCAATGAGCCAATAAAGACTCCACGTCCCACAATCCCATTAACCCAAAATGAGGTCAGGGTGTGTGGGTTGGTGACTGATGAGTCGGGCTGGGTGCGACACACTTACAGAACATCCCCAACCTGAGAGTCACAAGGAGTTAAAATTAATATCCCTCTCACTTCTGGGTTACTGCAGATTTTTACAAGAGTCACGAACAATCCAGACCCTGTAatgtgctgattttttttttattattaatttgaagGCCTGTGACTAACTCAACCAAAGcaatctctaaaaaaaaaagaaaaatgagaagaaagaaaCCGATGACTGCTGCAGTGTGAGGGAGGATGTGGAAATGGAGCAGTACAGTTTTATCAACACTCACTTGGCCCAGAAGGTAGAATTAAAGCGTTGAGCATGATTAAGCACCAAGGGAACAAAATGAGCCCTGATACCAGGACAAAAACTGCTTCTGAAACTAAATGAAGCAGCGACCTGTCGTGACGCTTTGGAAACACGTGTACAGCTCAATGGTGTCAGAGAAAGGTGCAAATTCTCTGAGGATTTTAATCATTTGTAGTATTCTGCTTAGAAACAGTCACTCAAATACATGTACCCTGAGACTCCGCTCTGACACATTAGATGGGACAGGCCAATAGTAGTGACAGAATCATTGCAGCTGTCTCACCTGTTTGCCGTCCACCTCTATGTCGGCGACGTAGTTCTCGAACACGGTGGGGACGTAGACCTCGGGGAACTGGTCCTTGCTGAAGACGATCAGGAGGCAGGTCTTCCCACAAGCTCCATCCCCCACTATCACCAACTTCTTACGGATGGCTGCCATCCCTGCTGGAGGACACAGTGGAGGAGGCAACAGTTAGAATAAAGCAGAATCAGAAGAGAAACTACAGCGTTTGACAGATAAAATAAACCATCCtgtgcacaaataaaacaaaatgaacagtcAACTTAATGCCTCATCGGCCTATCTTAAGGCGTGGCTGAGATAACAtgttcacagacagacaacccaaCAACATGACGCCTCCGGCCACGGCTGTTACCAaggagacataaaaaaacaaaacatgaaagtaaCGGTTGGTATTTGTTGCATGACAGCATCAATGTGTAGTGATGCAGGTGCAGGTGCACCATGCAACACTATGACACATTTAACCGCGTAGCTGgaaagcagcagctctgggGGGGGGGAGATGATGAATGGAACAAAAATTTCCAAGGTCACAATGATGGTCGTGTTTGTGGTTAAAGGTTTTTGTTGAAATGAGGAAGGTTTGAAACCTTGAGGCTACAGGGAACACTTCGTACTTGGGCTCAAATCACAAGAAAATTCTGCAGAAGATCATTAAAATAAGTTGttttgcaattattttggcagatattgcaatttCAGTTGAAAGGATCATTGTTGCAAACAAACATGCTCCTTTACGTCTGGAAGTATGATCTGTAGGTAGGTTCCTGTCCCGTCCTCACACAGGCTTCAACATACAAGAATAGTCATGTCACAGCACAACATGTGAGCTACCAGGAAGTACAATTTCGCCTTTGTTCCAGTAATTCATGACAGTAACAGACCAACAGACAGTGTGGGTGTGAGAGAATGAGCTTGCCAAATTGAGTTAAGGGAAGTTGGGGCAAATGAGTGACATGTAGTGTGCCAACAGCTGAGAGCAGCTTGGATCTCTCCATATTGGGAAATGACACTCACCAGAAAGCCACAAACAGGAAATACGTTCTATTGAACTGGACTGACTTCATGTACTTTACATTTTACCAACGAAAGTCtgatcaaaacacaaaacaggaaaacagcaatTTCCCTTTATAAATGAACAGGAACTGAGCCCAGAAAGCTCCTGTTGTTGGGTGTTGAAAACGCAGACACAATCACTTTATTCACCGagttcacatcaaacacacgTCATGTCATGACGGCACCACCGCGCTAACACGGTACATGTGCCGTGTACTTACTATCGTGACAAGGACAACAGGcgctcacacacagaggaggtaATAAATCATATCCCTGAATGGTTATTTCCTCCTGCAGCACTGTGCGGTGTCAGTCACATTTCTCTACCCTGCAATCTCCATCACAGTGAGTCAGCTGGGGGTGTGGTGGAGAGCAGACTCCTCACACCTCTCCTGTTCTCTCAGTTTTGATCTGCAGCAGGTCTGAAGCCGAAGCCACGGCCGAGGTTATAGGTTCAATTTCCTGTCACTTTGGCTTTGCTCAGAGATACCATTGGTTTTCATTCAACTATAAAACAATTTGATTTGTGGCATATTGTAAAAAACAATGActctgctaaaaaaaatgttaacatcTTGCACAGGCCTCGCATAAGAAGAGCGTTTCTGGTCCAAACCAGTCCAACTTCCTTcctcttcagtttttttcttgtaaGATTTTttagagtgtttgtgtgtgtggctgtttcaGCTCCTTTAAACTGTGCTGTATATATTTCCTCCAGCTTCCGGCTGTGACTGCAGTCCACTCCTGATCAAAAGCCTTTTTCTAAACAACACTGCATTTGGCCACATTTCCCCCCAACTAATGTTCCCAAACAAGACACCTGCTGTGGCACACTGGTTGCATTCACGTGTTAAAGTGTGACAACTCAATGAGCCGattgaaacacagacaaaaagttCGTTCACAATTCTTGTCAGTTACTACTCCCTATAAAATTGTCTTTTGAGTTTGGCCTTTTATTGCCCTGGGTCCCATTGGTTTGTGACCCTGAAATGCACCACAGTGCTGCGAGCATCCTATAAATGTTAGATGAATACTGTAAGTAGGACAGCAGTGTCAAAAAAGATTAAACCATTGCCTCTGTGACTccaggaaaaaaagggaaaagacaGAAACGGGGGCAGCTTTAGCCTGGAGGTGAGTGTGTGGTCAGTGCTTGCAGTGTTTGACCGGTGGGTTAAAAGGCAATAACAATGTCCCCACGTTTCAACAAATGGCACCTTGGTGCCTGTAAATCATTAGAGCTACTAATTGTTCCTTTAGAGTTGCTTAACAGCCGACAAGAACATTCAGACTGGtagtaaaagaaaacagcttctAGGTTTAAATTTCAGGTTACGTCCACAcgactacatttacatttcaaaacagcGTTTTCAAACTGAAACGACCGACACACAGACTATCACAGCTGAAAACGCATatgtacactgagcatgtgcgagccggtgtaaacaggaaatagattatctactctgcagttgattagttgcaaaaaatCCTCTGatggaggaacagcaaagacagctgcagtgttaaaatacagaatttaaccTAATCAACAGCTGCTAACAAAGATAACATggttgtaattcattatcatgttgtattcaccgCTGGTAGTCGAgactgatgagagccaatcaggagcgAGCGTGGGTGTCTACGCCATAAAACATAGTCGTGTGTAGGTAGGGTCAGCAGCAGAGTAAATTTCTATGTTAAAAAAGATACAGGAAAACACTGACCAGGGGCAAAAATCAAGATATAACACAAGAGGGACAACAGGAAAATCTCCATTAGCAGTGAAGAATGTTATGTCTGAACGCacgttggaaaaaaaaaaaacaaaaaaacaaggggggggggcagcacgTACGCTGATGCAGATGTAATGGCGGTAAGGTAACAATTAGCCAAATGGTCAACAGGTAGCAGGTTCATAACTTTGGACTATGTAAACTAAGCCAGCAGATGCTCCACTACAACAAGGAACtactggcaaaaaaaattaattaaaattgtCAGTTGTCCccaagctttaaaaaaaaaacaaaacaaaacaaaaaaaaccctgagaTTGTGTCTTTCTTGGGCCATATCGCCTTAAACATGCCAAGTCTGAGCTTAGTGTGTAAATGAGGAGCTGAACACGCCTGCGAGCTTCGAGCCTCTCGAAGCCGTTCTTAAGCAAAGTGTGAGtggaagataaaacaaaaacatggttGAAACTGGCTCGGAgtcaaaatatataattaaatatggGTGATAATCAGAAACCACGAGCTGCATCTACACGGCACCAACCACACACATTATCATCATCGTCTTGAGCTGTTGCCAATATGTTAGTCATATCTGCCGGACGCTTTGGCAAACGGCCAGTCAGATCTCATAGTCACACTAAAATTGGACAGGGTTATAAAGCATCTGAAGTGGTGCATGtatgaaatgatgaaagcaATGCAACAACAATTACAGCCTGAGGACAACCACGTAACTGTCTTCTTCACGACACATGAGCTGAAATGTTACCATACaccaatgagaaaaaaaggctGGTTTATGTTGGTGGCCATAGTAACAACAAATTCAGTTGATGTGTGATGTGCTATATATAtaatcaaatataaacaaataaatcaaaaatataaagtttttacGCGTTgatctttaaaaaacattaaaaatgttgaaaaactcccatcactgtgataagccattGGTAGGAACTTGGTTTGCTATCTCAGTGTGTTTACGCGCTAAAAGATCACGTATATGGCTCAAACTGGACTATCAAcatggatagctggttagcaacagaaagagttagaaagaaaaaaagacagatggagaatCGACAAAGGATCTCTcccttcaaacaaaaaagaaaaattgatcATCTGCTTTCAGTGCAATCCCAAATATTTGATCgttattcaaaataaagtgtttaaaatgaaaatgctttatGTGGCCTTTGCATTGTTATGTGGTCGGATGTGGGTCGCCAACATCTTTTAAGATTTTCAaatgggccatgagttggaGCAGGTTGGGAACCAATGTGCTAAATATTAAGAACGAGGCTGCATGTGCAAACCGACGCCCTCGTCTGCATGTTAGCAAACAACAAACCATgagatgaaatttaaaaaaagacagataaagacaaagtGACGGAGATAACCAGAGAGCAACACGCCACAGTCCTGCCGTCAATGCTAATAAAAGGGTGGTGGCAGCAGGGGGAGACCTTCCTATCTGACTGATTTTTGCAATGGGGATGATTGATTtattgcacacaaacacacactggactcACTGACTATGCTCCTTTGGATAAATACTGAGGCTCTTAATTTGACAAAGCAGCTCTTCAAACTAGTTAATTAAATAAGgcacacagtttgttttaaaaacaattctTTGTAGGTTTTGTCCTTCAACTGAGTCTCCACCTT
The genomic region above belongs to Seriola aureovittata isolate HTS-2021-v1 ecotype China chromosome 9, ASM2101889v1, whole genome shotgun sequence and contains:
- the rhoab gene encoding rho-related GTP-binding protein RhoA-B produces the protein MAAIRKKLVIVGDGACGKTCLLIVFSKDQFPEVYVPTVFENYVADIEVDGKQVELALWDTAGQEDYDRLRPLSYPDTDVILMCFSIDSPDSLENIPEKWTPEVKHFCPNVPIILVGNKKDLRNDEHTRRELAKMKQEPVKSEEGRDMAGRIAAFGYMECSAKTKDGVREVFEMATRAALQARRGKKSNKCVLL